The following proteins come from a genomic window of Rattus norvegicus strain BN/NHsdMcwi chromosome 8, GRCr8, whole genome shotgun sequence:
- the Usp19 gene encoding ubiquitin carboxyl-terminal hydrolase 19 isoform X14, translating into MSAGTSATGPRRGPPGLEEATSKKKQKDRANQEMSMPRKEPTKDELLLDWRQSSDEVVVKLRVGTGPICLEEVDAAFTDTDCVVRLPDGRQWGGVFFAEIQSSCTKVQTRKGGLLQLALPKKVPLLTWPSLLKKPLGTQELVPGLRCQENGQELSPIALEPGSEPRRAKQEARNQKRAQGRGEVGSGASPGAQAGPSAKRAVHLCRGPEGEGSMDGPGPQGDAPSFLSDSATQVEAEEQLHVPPVNPQTSLLGSEKNLALLTVEKTVSPRSDSVSPVMIRNRDPEKDDHFKEEMAVGADPAALADEPESMVNLAFVKNDSYEKGPDSVVVHVYVKESRRDTSRVLFREQDFTLIFQTRDGNFLRLHPGCGPHTIFRWQVKLRNLIEPEQCTFCFTASRIDICLRKRQSQRWGGLEAPATRVGGAKVAVPTGPTPLDSTPPGGGPLPLTGQEEARAVEKEKPKARSEDSGLDGVVARTPLEHVTPKPEPHLASPKPTCMVPPMPHSPVSGDSVEEDEEEEKKVCLPGFTGLVNLGNTCFMNSVIQSLSNTRELRDFFHDRSFEAEINYNNPLGTGGRLAIGFAVLLRALWKGTHQAFQPSKLKAIVASKASQFTGYAQHDAQEFMAFLLDGLHEDLNRIQNKPYTETVDSDGRPDEVVAEEAWQRHKMRNDSFIVDLFQGQYKSKLVCPVCAKVSITFDPFLYLPVPLPQKQKVLPIYYFAREPHSKPIKFLVSVSKENSSASEVLESLSQSVHVKPESLRLAEVIKNRFHRVFLPSHSLDAVSPTDVLLCFELLSPELAKERVVVLEVQQRPQVPSIPISKCAACQRKQQSEDEKLKRCTRCYRVGYCNQFCQKTHWPDHKGLCRPENIGYPFLVSVPASRLTYARLAQLLEGYARYSVSVFQPPFQPGRMALESQSPGCTTLLSTSSLEAGDSEREPIQPSELQLVTPVAEGDTGAHRMWPPADRGPVPSTSGISSEMLASGPMEGCSLLAGERVSRPEAAVPGYQHSRESVSAHTPQFFIYKIDASSREQRLEDKGDTPLELGDDCSLALVWRNNERLQEFVLVASKELECAEDPGSAGEAARAGHFTLDQCLNLFTRPEVLAPEEAWYCPQCKQHREASKQLLLWRLPNVLIVQLKRFSFRSFIWRDKINDLVEFPVRNLDLSKFCIGQKEEQLPSYDLYAVINHYGGMIGGHYTACARLPSDRSSQRSDVGWRLFDDSTVTTVDESQVVTRYAYVLFYRRRNSPVERPPRAAHAEHHPDLGPAAEAAASQGLGPGQAPEVAPTRTAPERFVPPVDRPAPTYSNMEEVD; encoded by the exons ATGTCTGCTGGCACCAGTGCTACAGGCCCAAGGAGGGGGCCTCCGGGATTGGAGGAGGCAACTAgtaagaagaaacagaaggatcgAGCAAACCAGGAAA TGTCCATGCCTCGAAAGGAGCCCACCAAAGATG AACTGTTGCTCGATTGGAGACAGAGTTCAGATGAGGTGGTTGTTAAGCTGCGCGTGGGAACAGGTCCCATATGTCTGGAGGAAGTAGATGCTGCTTTCACAGACACGGACTGTGTGGTGAGGCTTCCAG ATGGTCGGCAGTGGGGTGGTGTCTTCTTTGCTGAAATACAAAGTTCTTGTACCAAAGTGCAGACTCGCAAGGGTGGTCTTCTACAGTTGGCACTACCAAAGAAGGTGCCTCTTCTCACGTGGCCCTCTCTCCTG AAGAAACCTCTAGGGACCCAAGAACTGGTGCCAGGATTGCGGTGCCAGGAGAACGGACAAGAACTGTCTCCCATTGCCCTGGAGCCAGGTTCTGAGCCCCGCAGAGCTAAACAGGAAGCTCGAAACCAGAAGAGGGCCCAGGGCCGTGGTGAGGTAGGCTCAGGGGCTAGCCCTGGGGCACAGGCAGGGCCCAGTGCCAAGAGGGCTGTTCATCTCTGCAGAGGGCCAGAAGGTGAAGGGTCCATGGATGGCCCTGGCCCCCAGGGTGATGCCCCATCCTTCCTGTCCGACTCAGCTACGCAG gttGAGGCTGAGGAGCAGCTCCATGTTCCACCAGTGAACCCTCAAACAAGTCTCTTGGGCTCAGAGAAGAATTTAGCCCTTTTGACAGTAGAGAAGACAGTGTCCCCCAGGAGTGACTCAGTCTCCCCAGTCATGATCCGGAACAGAGACCCTGAGAAAGATGACCATTTCAAAGAGGAGATGGCAGTTGGAGCTGATCCTGCAGCCTTAGCGGATG AACCAGAGTCTATGGTGAACCTGGCATTTGTCAAGAATGATTCGTATGAGAAGGGGCCGGATTCAGTGGTGGTGCACGTGTATGTGAAGGAGAGCCGCAGGGATACCTCTCGAGTACTTTTCCGAGAGCAGGACTTCACGCTGATCTTCCAGACCAG GGATGGAAATTTTCTGAGGCTGCATCCGGGCTGTGGGCCCCACACCATCTTCCGCTGGCAGGTGAAGCTCAG GAACTTGATTGAGCCAGAGCAATGTACGTTTTGTTTCACGGCCTCTCGGATCGATATCTGCCTCCGGAAGCGGCAGAGTCAGCGCTGGGGGGGACTGGAGGCCCCTGCTACACGAG TGGGTGGTGCAAAGGTTGCCGTGCCGACAGGTCCAACCCCTTTGGATTCAACCCCTCCAGGAGGTGGCCCCCTCCCTCTGACTGGCCAGGAGGAAGCCAGGGCTGTAGAGAAGGAAAAACCCAAGGCTCGGTCAGAGGACTCGGGGCTGGATGGTGTGGTGGCTCGCACCCCCTTGGAGCATGTTACCCCAAAGCCAGAACCGCACTTGGCCTCG CCCAAACCCACATGTATGGTGCCTCCAATGCCTCATAGTCCAGTGAGTGGAGATAGTgtggaggaggatgaagaggaagagaagaaggttTGTCTCCCAGGCTTTACTGGCCTCGTCAACTTAGGGAACACCTGCTTCATGAATAGTGTCATTCAGTCTCTGTCCAACACTCGGGAGCTTCGTGACTTCTTCCACG ACCGATCCTTTGAGGCTGAGATTAACTACAATAACCCATTGGGGACTGGTGGGCGTCTGGCTATTGGCTTCGCTGTGCTGCTCCGGGCCCTGTGGAAGGGCACTCACCAAGCCTTTCAACCCTCCAAGCTAAAG GCCATTGTAGCAAGCAAGGCCAGCCAGTTTACAGGCTACGCACAGCATGATGCCCAAGAGTTCATGGCTTTCTTGTTGGATGGGCTGCATGAAGACCTGAATCGGATCCAAAACAAACCCTACACAGAGACTGTGGACTCAGATGGGCGACCTGACGAG GTGGTGGCTGAAGAAGCATGGCAGCGGCACAAGATGAGGAACGACTCATTCATTGTGGACCTGTTTCAGGGCCAGTACAAGTCAAAGCTGGTGTGCCCTGTGTGTGCCAAG GTCTCCATCACTTTTGACCCGTTCCTTTATCTGCCGGTACCCTTGCCACAAAAGCAAAAGGTTCTCCCCATATATTATTTTGCCAGAGAGCCCCATAGCAAACCCATCAAG TTCCTGGTGAGCGTCAGCAAGGAGAACTCCAGCGCAAGCGAAGTTTTGGAGTCCCTCTCTCAGAGTGTCCACGTGAAGCCTGAGAGCCTGCGCCTGGCTGAG GTAATTAAGAATCGTTTCCACCGTGTTTTCTTGCCCTCCCACTCATTGGATGCTGTGTCGCCAACGGACGTGCTCCTGTGCTTTGAGCTGCTATCCCCAGAATTGGCTAAGGAGAGGGTAGTGGTGCTAGAGGTGCAGCAG CGCCCCCAGGTACCCAGCATCCCTATCTCCAAGTGTGCAGCCTGCCAGCGGAAGCAGCAATCAGAAGATGAAAAACTGAAGCGTTGTACCCGTTGCTACCGTGTGGGCTACTGCAACCA GTTCTGTCAGAAAACCCATTGGCCTGACCACAAAGGCCTCTGCCGCCCCGAGAACATTGGCTACCCCTTCCTGGTCAGTGTACCTGCTTCACGCCTCACTTATGCCCGTCTTGCTCAGCTACTAGAAGGTTATGCCCG GTACTCTGTGAGCGTATTCCAACCACCCTTCCAGCCTGGCCGAATGGCTTTGGAatcacagagccctggctgtacCACGTTGCTTTCAACCAGCTCTCTGGAGGCTGGGGATAGTGAAAGAGAACCCATTCAGCCTTCTGAGCTCCAGTTGGTGACTCCTGTGGCTGAGGGGGATACCGGGGCTCACCGCATGTGGCCACCTGCTGATCGGGGTCCTGTGCCTAGCACCAGTGGAATTTCTTCCGAGATGCTGGCCAGTGGGCCTATGGAAGGGTGTTCCTTGCTTGCTGGTGAGAGGGTGTCTCGGCCTGAAG CTGCTGTGCCTGGGTACCAGCACTCACGTGAGTCTGTGAGCGCCCACACGCCCCAgttcttcatctataaaattgATGCGTCAAGCCGTGAGCAGCGGCTGGAGGACAAAG GGGACACTCCACTGGAGCTAGGTGATGACTGTAGCCTGGCTCTGGTGTGGCGGAACAACGAACGCCTTCAGGAGTTTGTGCTGGTGGCCTCCAAGGAGCTGGAGTGTGCTGAAGACCCAGGCTCCGCTGGTGAGGCTGCCCGTGCTGGCCACTTCACCCTGGACCAGTGCCTCAATCTCTTTACACGGCCTGAAGTGCTGGCACCTGAGGAAGCCTG GTACTGCCCACAGTGCAAACAGCATCGAGAGGCCTCCAAGCAGCTGCTGCTGTGGCGCCTACCAAATGTGCTCATCGTGCAGCTCAAGCGTTTCTCCTTTCGTAGCTTCATTTGGCGTGACAAGATCAATGACTTGGTGGAGTTTCCAGTTCG GAACCTGGACTTGAGCAAGTTCTGTATTGGTCAGAAAGAGGAGCAGCTGCCTAGCTATGACCTGTATGCAGTCATCAACCACTACGGAGGCATGATCGGCGGCCACTACACTGCCTGTGCACGGCTGCCCAGTGACCGTAGTAGCCAGCGCAGTGACGTGG GCTGGCGCTTGTTTGATGACAGCACGGTGACAACAGTAGACGAGAGCCAGGTGGTGACACGCTATGCCTATGTGCTCTTCTACCGTCGGCGGAACTCTCCTGTGGAGAGGCCCCCCAGGGCAGCTCACGCTGAACACCACCCAGACCTAGGCCCTGCAGCCGAGGCTGCTGCCAGCCAG GGACTAGGCCCTGGCCAGGCCCCCGAGGTGGCCCCCACGCGGACAGCCCCTGAACGATTCGTCCCCCCTGTGGACCGCCCAGCCCCCACGTACAGCAACATGGAGGAGGTCGATTAG
- the Usp19 gene encoding ubiquitin carboxyl-terminal hydrolase 19 isoform X12 — protein sequence MSAGTSATGPRRGPPGLEEATSKKKQKDRANQEMSMPRKEPTKDELLLDWRQSSDEVVVKLRVGTGPICLEEVDAAFTDTDCVVRLPDGRQWGGVFFAEIQSSCTKVQTRKGGLLQLALPKKVPLLTWPSLLKKPLGTQELVPGLRCQENGQELSPIALEPGSEPRRAKQEARNQKRAQGRGEVGSGASPGAQAGPSAKRAVHLCRGPEGEGSMDGPGPQGDAPSFLSDSATQVEAEEQLHVPPVNPQTSLLGSEKNLALLTVEKTVSPRSDSVSPVMIRNRDPEKDDHFKEEMAVGADPAALADEPESMVNLAFVKNDSYEKGPDSVVVHVYVKESRRDTSRVLFREQDFTLIFQTRDGNFLRLHPGCGPHTIFRWQVKLRNLIEPEQCTFCFTASRIDICLRKRQSQRWGGLEAPATRGAVGGAKVAVPTGPTPLDSTPPGGGPLPLTGQEEARAVEKEKPKARSEDSGLDGVVARTPLEHVTPKPEPHLASPKPTCMVPPMPHSPVSGDSVEEDEEEEKKVCLPGFTGLVNLGNTCFMNSVIQSLSNTRELRDFFHDRSFEAEINYNNPLGTGGRLAIGFAVLLRALWKGTHQAFQPSKLKAIVASKASQFTGYAQHDAQEFMAFLLDGLHEDLNRIQNKPYTETVDSDGRPDEVVAEEAWQRHKMRNDSFIVDLFQGQYKSKLVCPVCAKVSITFDPFLYLPVPLPQKQKVLPIYYFAREPHSKPIKFLVSVSKENSSASEVLESLSQSVHVKPESLRLAEVIKNRFHRVFLPSHSLDAVSPTDVLLCFELLSPELAKERVVVLEVQQRPQVPSIPISKCAACQRKQQSEDEKLKRCTRCYRVGYCNQFCQKTHWPDHKGLCRPENIGYPFLVSVPASRLTYARLAQLLEGYARYSVSVFQPPFQPGRMALESQSPGCTTLLSTSSLEAGDSEREPIQPSELQLVTPVAEGDTGAHRMWPPADRGPVPSTSGISSEMLASGPMEGCSLLAGERVSRPEAAVPGYQHSRESVSAHTPQFFIYKIDASSREQRLEDKGDTPLELGDDCSLALVWRNNERLQEFVLVASKELECAEDPGSAGEAARAGHFTLDQCLNLFTRPEVLAPEEAWYCPQCKQHREASKQLLLWRLPNVLIVQLKRFSFRSFIWRDKINDLVEFPVRNLDLSKFCIGQKEEQLPSYDLYAVINHYGGMIGGHYTACARLPSDRSSQRSDVGWRLFDDSTVTTVDESQVVTRYAYVLFYRRRNSPVERPPRAAHAEHHPDLGPAAEAAASQGLGPGQAPEVAPTRTAPERFVPPVDRPAPTYSNMEEVD from the exons ATGTCTGCTGGCACCAGTGCTACAGGCCCAAGGAGGGGGCCTCCGGGATTGGAGGAGGCAACTAgtaagaagaaacagaaggatcgAGCAAACCAGGAAA TGTCCATGCCTCGAAAGGAGCCCACCAAAGATG AACTGTTGCTCGATTGGAGACAGAGTTCAGATGAGGTGGTTGTTAAGCTGCGCGTGGGAACAGGTCCCATATGTCTGGAGGAAGTAGATGCTGCTTTCACAGACACGGACTGTGTGGTGAGGCTTCCAG ATGGTCGGCAGTGGGGTGGTGTCTTCTTTGCTGAAATACAAAGTTCTTGTACCAAAGTGCAGACTCGCAAGGGTGGTCTTCTACAGTTGGCACTACCAAAGAAGGTGCCTCTTCTCACGTGGCCCTCTCTCCTG AAGAAACCTCTAGGGACCCAAGAACTGGTGCCAGGATTGCGGTGCCAGGAGAACGGACAAGAACTGTCTCCCATTGCCCTGGAGCCAGGTTCTGAGCCCCGCAGAGCTAAACAGGAAGCTCGAAACCAGAAGAGGGCCCAGGGCCGTGGTGAGGTAGGCTCAGGGGCTAGCCCTGGGGCACAGGCAGGGCCCAGTGCCAAGAGGGCTGTTCATCTCTGCAGAGGGCCAGAAGGTGAAGGGTCCATGGATGGCCCTGGCCCCCAGGGTGATGCCCCATCCTTCCTGTCCGACTCAGCTACGCAG gttGAGGCTGAGGAGCAGCTCCATGTTCCACCAGTGAACCCTCAAACAAGTCTCTTGGGCTCAGAGAAGAATTTAGCCCTTTTGACAGTAGAGAAGACAGTGTCCCCCAGGAGTGACTCAGTCTCCCCAGTCATGATCCGGAACAGAGACCCTGAGAAAGATGACCATTTCAAAGAGGAGATGGCAGTTGGAGCTGATCCTGCAGCCTTAGCGGATG AACCAGAGTCTATGGTGAACCTGGCATTTGTCAAGAATGATTCGTATGAGAAGGGGCCGGATTCAGTGGTGGTGCACGTGTATGTGAAGGAGAGCCGCAGGGATACCTCTCGAGTACTTTTCCGAGAGCAGGACTTCACGCTGATCTTCCAGACCAG GGATGGAAATTTTCTGAGGCTGCATCCGGGCTGTGGGCCCCACACCATCTTCCGCTGGCAGGTGAAGCTCAG GAACTTGATTGAGCCAGAGCAATGTACGTTTTGTTTCACGGCCTCTCGGATCGATATCTGCCTCCGGAAGCGGCAGAGTCAGCGCTGGGGGGGACTGGAGGCCCCTGCTACACGAG GTGCAGTGGGTGGTGCAAAGGTTGCCGTGCCGACAGGTCCAACCCCTTTGGATTCAACCCCTCCAGGAGGTGGCCCCCTCCCTCTGACTGGCCAGGAGGAAGCCAGGGCTGTAGAGAAGGAAAAACCCAAGGCTCGGTCAGAGGACTCGGGGCTGGATGGTGTGGTGGCTCGCACCCCCTTGGAGCATGTTACCCCAAAGCCAGAACCGCACTTGGCCTCG CCCAAACCCACATGTATGGTGCCTCCAATGCCTCATAGTCCAGTGAGTGGAGATAGTgtggaggaggatgaagaggaagagaagaaggttTGTCTCCCAGGCTTTACTGGCCTCGTCAACTTAGGGAACACCTGCTTCATGAATAGTGTCATTCAGTCTCTGTCCAACACTCGGGAGCTTCGTGACTTCTTCCACG ACCGATCCTTTGAGGCTGAGATTAACTACAATAACCCATTGGGGACTGGTGGGCGTCTGGCTATTGGCTTCGCTGTGCTGCTCCGGGCCCTGTGGAAGGGCACTCACCAAGCCTTTCAACCCTCCAAGCTAAAG GCCATTGTAGCAAGCAAGGCCAGCCAGTTTACAGGCTACGCACAGCATGATGCCCAAGAGTTCATGGCTTTCTTGTTGGATGGGCTGCATGAAGACCTGAATCGGATCCAAAACAAACCCTACACAGAGACTGTGGACTCAGATGGGCGACCTGACGAG GTGGTGGCTGAAGAAGCATGGCAGCGGCACAAGATGAGGAACGACTCATTCATTGTGGACCTGTTTCAGGGCCAGTACAAGTCAAAGCTGGTGTGCCCTGTGTGTGCCAAG GTCTCCATCACTTTTGACCCGTTCCTTTATCTGCCGGTACCCTTGCCACAAAAGCAAAAGGTTCTCCCCATATATTATTTTGCCAGAGAGCCCCATAGCAAACCCATCAAG TTCCTGGTGAGCGTCAGCAAGGAGAACTCCAGCGCAAGCGAAGTTTTGGAGTCCCTCTCTCAGAGTGTCCACGTGAAGCCTGAGAGCCTGCGCCTGGCTGAG GTAATTAAGAATCGTTTCCACCGTGTTTTCTTGCCCTCCCACTCATTGGATGCTGTGTCGCCAACGGACGTGCTCCTGTGCTTTGAGCTGCTATCCCCAGAATTGGCTAAGGAGAGGGTAGTGGTGCTAGAGGTGCAGCAG CGCCCCCAGGTACCCAGCATCCCTATCTCCAAGTGTGCAGCCTGCCAGCGGAAGCAGCAATCAGAAGATGAAAAACTGAAGCGTTGTACCCGTTGCTACCGTGTGGGCTACTGCAACCA GTTCTGTCAGAAAACCCATTGGCCTGACCACAAAGGCCTCTGCCGCCCCGAGAACATTGGCTACCCCTTCCTGGTCAGTGTACCTGCTTCACGCCTCACTTATGCCCGTCTTGCTCAGCTACTAGAAGGTTATGCCCG GTACTCTGTGAGCGTATTCCAACCACCCTTCCAGCCTGGCCGAATGGCTTTGGAatcacagagccctggctgtacCACGTTGCTTTCAACCAGCTCTCTGGAGGCTGGGGATAGTGAAAGAGAACCCATTCAGCCTTCTGAGCTCCAGTTGGTGACTCCTGTGGCTGAGGGGGATACCGGGGCTCACCGCATGTGGCCACCTGCTGATCGGGGTCCTGTGCCTAGCACCAGTGGAATTTCTTCCGAGATGCTGGCCAGTGGGCCTATGGAAGGGTGTTCCTTGCTTGCTGGTGAGAGGGTGTCTCGGCCTGAAG CTGCTGTGCCTGGGTACCAGCACTCACGTGAGTCTGTGAGCGCCCACACGCCCCAgttcttcatctataaaattgATGCGTCAAGCCGTGAGCAGCGGCTGGAGGACAAAG GGGACACTCCACTGGAGCTAGGTGATGACTGTAGCCTGGCTCTGGTGTGGCGGAACAACGAACGCCTTCAGGAGTTTGTGCTGGTGGCCTCCAAGGAGCTGGAGTGTGCTGAAGACCCAGGCTCCGCTGGTGAGGCTGCCCGTGCTGGCCACTTCACCCTGGACCAGTGCCTCAATCTCTTTACACGGCCTGAAGTGCTGGCACCTGAGGAAGCCTG GTACTGCCCACAGTGCAAACAGCATCGAGAGGCCTCCAAGCAGCTGCTGCTGTGGCGCCTACCAAATGTGCTCATCGTGCAGCTCAAGCGTTTCTCCTTTCGTAGCTTCATTTGGCGTGACAAGATCAATGACTTGGTGGAGTTTCCAGTTCG GAACCTGGACTTGAGCAAGTTCTGTATTGGTCAGAAAGAGGAGCAGCTGCCTAGCTATGACCTGTATGCAGTCATCAACCACTACGGAGGCATGATCGGCGGCCACTACACTGCCTGTGCACGGCTGCCCAGTGACCGTAGTAGCCAGCGCAGTGACGTGG GCTGGCGCTTGTTTGATGACAGCACGGTGACAACAGTAGACGAGAGCCAGGTGGTGACACGCTATGCCTATGTGCTCTTCTACCGTCGGCGGAACTCTCCTGTGGAGAGGCCCCCCAGGGCAGCTCACGCTGAACACCACCCAGACCTAGGCCCTGCAGCCGAGGCTGCTGCCAGCCAG GGACTAGGCCCTGGCCAGGCCCCCGAGGTGGCCCCCACGCGGACAGCCCCTGAACGATTCGTCCCCCCTGTGGACCGCCCAGCCCCCACGTACAGCAACATGGAGGAGGTCGATTAG